The candidate division KSB1 bacterium genome contains the following window.
TATTGGGCAGGACGAGTAACTTTGGCTCGTGGTGCAGCGCGAGAAATTTCTCGGCTTTTTGAATTTGGGTTGTTTTATCCATTGAGTCCTGAAATTTCAGATTTACCTGATATTAATTCCAACCCCAACATTGACCCCGGGATATTTTGCAAATGTGTAGCTGCCGTGGATGGCCAGGAATACCAGATGTAATCGTACCCCAACATTGGCACGGGTGTTGTTTGGGTTTTTAAACTCGAGATTTATCGGATCTTCGAAATCCTGAATGGCCGGGTCGCCAAAAGTAGGGCCGGGCGTCTCGTCAATGAGCGTAACCGGGTAAGTGCCTTTTAGTTTTACCTTGACATCCGCTGATTCAATGCCAACGCCGCCGAAAAAAGTGAGGACTCCAAACGTTTTTGAGGCAATGACATTAAATGTAAGCGAGTTTGCTTCAATCTCAACTTGCTGGTTGTCATAATTTGCGCCGGTTTGCGCCAGATTGGCCTGCGGTTCCACATCGAGATCTGTTTGAGCCTGGAAGGTCGTGAAAGCTGCCATGACTGCCAGGTCAACCGGGAGAAGTCCGCCAAGGAAGTCGCCCAAATTATGCTTAACCCCTAAACCAAACATTTTGACTTTGCCAAAATCATCGCTTATTTCAACTTCGGGGAAAAAACGTACCATGACCTCTGTATTGGGCAGCACACCAACAGCAGCTTGAATCATGGGCGAGGGCACATAGCGAAATCCGACACCCTGCGGCATAGTTAACGTGTCTAGTACTGTCTCTCCGCCAGGCAAGAGCGGATTGCTCACAAAAATCTCCACCTCAGGTCCATCCGCATCTGCCCCGACTGCCGTTGGCGTGAAAGAATCATTGGGGTTCAGCGGGCGGATATTTTTTAGGCCGAGATTATTCAAATCAAATGTCTCGTCGCTGGTTGGAGCAATGGCTGCGCTTCCCATGACTGTAATATCGAATCCTAAAAATTTATGAGTACGGGCTGTATTGTACCAGCCGTTGTTCAGATCCGCTCCAAAACCGTTGCCAACAGGACGCAGATATTCGTTCACCAACAGATTGGCGTCTTCTACCCCGCCGCGCAGCAGGTCCCCGATATTGTCGACCTGACCGAAAGCCGTATTGCTAAAACATAAAGAAGCAATTAACACCAAACAGATGCCCAAAAATCGATTTATCATATTTACCTCCATATAAAAATGATTTGCTGTTCTAATCTAAAAAAATATCTTCAAAAAGCAATCAGAGGTCTTCTATCGCCACAAAAGGTGAAAAAAACAAATAAAACTATTGCACTTCAAATGACCTCATTTCAAAATACCCTCTTGAAATTTTGATAACCATTTATTATATTTTCAATTCAGGTTAGAACATTTAAGAAAGCAGGAACCCATGAACATTTATGCAGCCATCATTTTGACGACGCTTGTCGTCAGCTTTGTTATCGACCTCATCACCGAAGTTCTAAACTTAAAGGCGCTTCGCGATGACCTCCCCAAAGAGTTTGCCGGGGTTTACGATGCCGCAGCCTACAAGAAGTCGCAGGACTACACCCGGGTAAAAACAAAGTTCGGTTTTATTACTTCTATTTTCAGTATCATCTTGATTTTGGTTTTCTGGTTTGCCGGCGGCTTTAACTATGTTGATCAAATAGTTATAAGCTGGACATTGCATTCAATCTGGACCGGCTTGATTTACGTTGGCATTTTGATTATTGCCAAATCAATACTTTCTCTTCCGTTTAGCATTTATTCAACATTTGTAATTGAAGAACGGTTTGGTTTTAATAAGACGACGCCGCTCACTTTCGTAACCGATATTTTAAAAGGACTTTTACTGGGGGTTCTTTTGGGCGCACCGTTGTTGGCGGGAGTCATGGCGTTTTTTCAATATGCCGGCGGCATGGCCTGGTTTTATTGTTGGCTGGCAACAGCGGTGTTCACATTATTTATTCAGTTCATCGCACCGACCTGGATTATGCCCCTGTTCAATAAATTCACTCCTTTGGAAGAAGGTGAATTAAGAGAGTCGATTCTTTCTTACGCAAAATCGGTAAAATTTTCTCTGCAGAATTTATTTGTCATCGATGGCTCAAAGCGATCAACCAAATCCAATGCATTCTTCACCGGCTTTGGAAAAAATAAGCGTATCGCTTTGTTCGATACCTTAATTGAAAAGCACACGGTCGCGGAATTGGTCGCGGTACTGGCTCATGAGATTGGTCATTACAAGAAAAAGCACATCATTCAGGGGATGCTCATCAGCATTCTGCAAATGGGGGTTATGTTTTTTCTGCTCTCTATTTTTATCAGTCACGAAGGGCTGTTTAAAGCTTTTTACATGGAAAACATTTCTATTTACGCCGGCCTTATTTTTTTCGGGATGCTCTATTCGCCCATCGAATTAATTCTGTCAATTTTCATGCAAATCTTTTCACGCAAAAATGAATATGAAGCCGACCAGTATGCAGCCGAGACAACTAAAGATCCAAATTCAATGATTGACGCGCTCAAAAAACTTTCCGTTCACAATCTGTCTAATTTGACGCCTCATCCTTTGTATGTCTTTCTAAATTATTCCCATCCGCCGGTTCTTGAACGGATTAATGCAATTCGTAAATTAGCAGCTGGGTAACTAAAGAGGCACACTTCGGGATAGAGCGAGAACTCTGGCGAGTTCCGCTAATCAAGGCCGAGAACTCTGGCGAGTTGCGCTACCATCAAATGTTACAATTTCAGCATGCTCCAGGGCTTGTTCCATTAACTTGCTGACATCAAGCAGCTTCTCCGCATTAGTAAGCATTTTTGGATTCGCACGGGTTTGAGGGTTTTCGGGGACAAACAGAGTACAGCAATCCTCGTAGGGTTCAATCGAAACTTCAAATGTGCCGATTTTCTTCGCTTGCTGAATGATTTCCTCCTTATCAAAACCGGCAAGGGGTCTTAATATCGGCAAGTCTGTGACTTCAGCCACGACTCGAATATTGCTCAATGTCTGAGAAGCAACTTGGCCCACATTCTCACCGGTAACGAGCGCTACCGCTTTCTCAGACTGAGCAATGCGCTCCGCTAATCGGACCATGTAACGCCGGTACAATAAGACTCGCAGTTCAGACGGCGCTTTTGCCATGATCTCCTTTTGAATATCAATAAAGGGAATAAAATAGGCTTTGCAATGAAATTGGTACCGGTTAAGGATTTGAACCAGGCGATCGGTGTTTTCCTGGGAGGCCTTGCTGGTAAAAGGCTGGCTGTGAAAATGTGCATAAATTAAGTTGACTCCCCTTTTCAGCATCATGTATGAAGCAACGGGAGAATCAATTCCCGAAGAAAGCAGGCAGACGGCTTTTTCACTGACTCCGACGGGTAAACCACGCAGACCCGGAATCTTTTCAGTGTAAAGCAAAGCCGCTCTCTCGGTAATTTCAATATAGCAGGCGATTTCCGGTTCACTCAAATCAACTTTCTTGCCACAATTTTTCTGGACAAACGCCCCAACCTGTTTATTAACCTCCATCGAGTTAATTGGAAAATCTTTTTGCGCCCGGCGTGTTTCTATTTTAAATGAATCAAAAGACTTATTTTCCAGCAGGCTCCAGGCTGTCTCTTTATGGCCTCAATATCTTTTTCAACAGCAGTGCCAAAACTGAAATGGCTAATCCCGAAAACATTTTGTAATCCTACTTTTG
Protein-coding sequences here:
- a CDS encoding M48 family metallopeptidase; its protein translation is MNIYAAIILTTLVVSFVIDLITEVLNLKALRDDLPKEFAGVYDAAAYKKSQDYTRVKTKFGFITSIFSIILILVFWFAGGFNYVDQIVISWTLHSIWTGLIYVGILIIAKSILSLPFSIYSTFVIEERFGFNKTTPLTFVTDILKGLLLGVLLGAPLLAGVMAFFQYAGGMAWFYCWLATAVFTLFIQFIAPTWIMPLFNKFTPLEEGELRESILSYAKSVKFSLQNLFVIDGSKRSTKSNAFFTGFGKNKRIALFDTLIEKHTVAELVAVLAHEIGHYKKKHIIQGMLISILQMGVMFFLLSIFISHEGLFKAFYMENISIYAGLIFFGMLYSPIELILSIFMQIFSRKNEYEADQYAAETTKDPNSMIDALKKLSVHNLSNLTPHPLYVFLNYSHPPVLERINAIRKLAAG
- the thiI gene encoding tRNA 4-thiouridine(8) synthase ThiI, whose translation is MLENKSFDSFKIETRRAQKDFPINSMEVNKQVGAFVQKNCGKKVDLSEPEIACYIEITERAALLYTEKIPGLRGLPVGVSEKAVCLLSSGIDSPVASYMMLKRGVNLIYAHFHSQPFTSKASQENTDRLVQILNRYQFHCKAYFIPFIDIQKEIMAKAPSELRVLLYRRYMVRLAERIAQSEKAVALVTGENVGQVASQTLSNIRVVAEVTDLPILRPLAGFDKEEIIQQAKKIGTFEVSIEPYEDCCTLFVPENPQTRANPKMLTNAEKLLDVSKLMEQALEHAEIVTFDGSATRQSSRP